From one Trifolium pratense cultivar HEN17-A07 linkage group LG1, ARS_RC_1.1, whole genome shotgun sequence genomic stretch:
- the LOC123888927 gene encoding uncharacterized protein LOC123888927: MSSSQNPSPSKNDETLPPQTATSPSYESIPQQITVAFPISTIFPEEITKRKKISAKKTTPKKSSKRTQSTSRATSASKQTGKKSKSTPKVVHTMRELYLDNPATQNVDVNAEASDSSKKNLSLELDLTETLGLEKPRSAEKLGETSLKTPDVAIDGIGATSKANFESEMTVDENAGSGLDAANDATASAAHVDISASIVPESPNSPVAPVHEEGTETTIPADVTTQNKGESVSVPDTSEPNVIDVESLQFKSTPRAGISRRLRSNTGKDIATPSEATKTKIGPKKQWSKVTIPSGSKKKTVKRKTISSSDSDYEEDQDAEASPVASPQKSAKRKRMAPNVPSVPIDNVSFHCVENVDRWKFVVKRRMAIERNLTEELLKCQDIVNLIEEAGLMKTVSELGKCYDKLTREFLVNIPADCDDPLSPEYLKVYVRGKCVDFSPAIINQHLGRCDVPAPELEISMNEVCKTITGDKVRIWPRAGKLSAAKLTTKYALLNKTGAANWVPTTHSNSVATGLAKFIYVVGTSTVFDYGTHIFNATILHGSSTAVKMPIAFPTLICGIILSQHPDICTNSDVPVSRPSALTMDFRLLEGTHAADIAVASLKKPAAGMTKRQMIANLREVSKMLGEKKELVDGVIQALELEQSQANEDGVGPSHGASHDDDLAGGDTVEEEMASDESPSI; encoded by the coding sequence ATGTCAAGTTCTCAGAATCCATCCCCTTCCAAGAACGACGAAACTCTGCCTCCACAAACGGCCACATCACCCTCATACGAGTCTATTCCTCAACAAATCACCGTGGCCTTTCCAATTTCAACAATTTTTCCTGAGGAAATAACGAAGAGGAAGAAGATCTCAGCGAAGAAGACAACACCAAAGAAAAGTTCTAAACGAACTCAATCCACTTCGCGTGCGACATCTGCTTCGAAACAAACGGGTAAGAAATCGAAATCCACTCCTAAAGTTGTTCATACAATGCGAGAACTGTACCTTGACAATCCTGCTACTCAAAATGTTGATGTTAATGCTGAAGCATCTGATTCTAGTAAGAAGAATTTAAGTTTGGAATTGGATTTAACTGAAACCCTAGGATTAGAAAAACCTAGGTCTGCTGAGAAATTGGGGGAAACCTCCTTGAAAACCCCTGATGTTGCTATTGATGGTATTGGCGCTACCTCTAAGGCTAATTTTGAGTCAGAAATGACAGTTGATGAGAATGCAGGTTCTGGGCTAGATGCTGCaaatgatgctacagcatctgcAGCACATGTTGATATTAGTGCTTCTATAGTCCCTGAGTCACCAAACTCTCCTGTGGCTCCTGTTCATGAAGAAGGGACTGAAACCACCATCCCTGCTGATGTCACTACACAGAATAAGGGTGAAAGTGTGAGTGTGCCTGATACAAGTGAGCCAAATGTTATTGATGTTGAAAGCCTCCAATTTAAGAGTACTCCTAGGGCTGGTATATCTAGGAGGCTGAGAAGTAATACAGGAAAGGATATAGCCACTCCTTCTGAAGCCACCAAAACTAAAATTGGGCCTAAGAAACAGTGGAGCAAGGTCACTATACCCTCTGGAAGTAAGAAGAAGACTGTGAAGAGAAAAACTATCTCCTCTAGTGACTCTGACTATGAGGAGGATCAGGATGCTGAAGCATCTCCTGTAGCATCTCCTCAGAAATCTGCCAAGAGAAAAAGAATGGCTCCTAATGTCCCATCTGTACCAATTGATAATGTCTCCTTTCATTGTGTTGAGaatgttgacaggtggaaatttgtgGTCAAAAGAAGAATGGCCATTGAAAGGAACCTAACTGAAGAATTATTGAAATGTCAAGACATTGTGAATCTGATAGAGGAGGCAGGGCTGATGAAAACTGTATCTGAATTGGGTAAATGCTATGATAAATTGACTAGAGAATTCTTAGTAAACATCCCAGCTGACTGTGATGACCCTTTAAGTCCTGAATACTTAAAGGTGTATGTGAGGGGCAAATGTGTTGATTTCTCACCAGCCATCATCAATCAACATCTGGGAAGATGTGATGTTCCTGCACCTGAATTGGAGATATCTATGAATGAGGTATGCAAGACTATAACTGGTGACAAAGTGAGAATATGGCCAAGAGCTGGAAAACTGTCTGCTGCAAAATTAACTACAAAATATGCTCTGCTGAACAAAACTGGTGCAGCAAACTGGGTCCCCACTACACACTCCAACAGTGTAGCTACAGGTTTGGCCAAATTCATCTATGTCGTAGGTACCAGTACTGTTTTTGATTATGGCActcatatttttaatgcaacAATTCTCCATGGCTCTTCTACTGCTGTAAAAATGCCAATAGCCTTTCCCACTTTGATCTGTGGTATTATCTTGTCTCAACATCCTGACATCTGCACTAACTCTGATGTGCCTGTCTCTAGACCCTCAGCCTTGACCATGGATTTTAGATTATTGGAaggtacacatgctgcagacaTTGCTGTAGCATCTTTGAAGAAACCAGCTGCAGGTATGACCAAGAGACAGATGATTGCTAATCTCAGGGAGGTTAGTAAAATGCTAGGTGAGAAGAAGGAGCTGGTAGATGGTGTAATCCAAGCCTTGGAGCTTGAGCAGTCACAGGCAAATGAGGATGGAGTTGGTCCTTCCCATGGCGCTTcccatgatgatgatcttgcAGGTGGTGACACTGTAGAAGAGGAAATGGCCTCTGATGAAAGTCCCTCAATATGA
- the LOC123903183 gene encoding uncharacterized protein LOC123903183 gives MCIYNCFTFSLNQYFLFTVLSLTLKTNLPLPECWVVRQFCFTTFLKLLLISILCSCRQGQRMIELVSKRLATLERNHRKHMCISMELVAAVLGDHGQHPHEDYVVVTTVTELGNGKPKFYSTRDNLFLHKMAITNKSRVVVLNKKISLFLLCCL, from the exons ATGTGTATCTATAATTGTTTTACATTTTCTCTTAACCAATACTTTCTATTTACTGTTCTCAGTTTGACACTAAAGACTAATCTTCCTTTACCAGAGTGTTGGGTGGTAAGGCAATTTTGTTTCACCACCTTCTTGAAGCTTTTACTTATCAGTATTTTATGTTCCTGTAGACAAGGTCAAAGGATGATTGAGTTGGTATCAAAACGTTTGGCTACATTAGAG AGAAACCATAGAAAGCATATGTGCATATCAATGGAATTAGTAGCTGCTGTTCTTGGAGACCATGGACAGCATCCTCATGAAGACTATG TAGTGGTTACAACAGTTACTGAATTGGGCAATGGAAAGCCAAAGTTCTATTCTACTCGTGATAATCTCTTTTTGCATAAAATGGCGATTACCAACAAATCACGTGTGGTTGTTCTCAACAAG AAAATCAGCCTCTTCCTTCTTTGCTGCCTATGA